The DNA region AAGATGGCATCTGGTAAACCGAAACATGCCTGTAAAGCAGCATTTGGTAACTAGGAACGTGTATGTATCTTTGAATTTTGAAGGGAGGGGCAAAAAGCAGTTATAACATAATACAGGTATTGGAGCACTATGACTTATCTTACATGTGGGGCAACTATATCAAAGGTAAAGACAGCTATTTACAGTCTATCCACTATGTGCAAAAGTATACTGCACAGTTGGGTGCGAGCTTCATAAAACACAGCACGCCCAAATCGCTACGTCAGATCAACCACCATTAAGCGTCTCCAGAGGAAAAGGGAAAATGAAGCCTCCGACGGTGCCCAAAAATTCCACAACACGCTTCCGGGGAAACGAAACCTAGGATTCTGCTCTTTTGAGACGCAATTTGAAGTTCTTCTCCAGAAATGCCAAGGTTTCTGCATAAGAAGGATCGTTCTTGTTCACTGGCTTGCATGAATTTATATGATCAGTGGACGGTAGAACctgcaaataaataaatatatatcagTAACCCCTTTAAATTTGCAAAAGTTGGAACTACCATAGAACAAGGAATTTATGGAAGCTTACAAGGGGGCAGAATGGTGGAAAAAATGTAGAACAATTCACATGGTTCAGCAAACAAGTTTAATAGCTGCTTATGTAATCTAAAAAATTATCAATAATGCACTGCGTCTTTCAGTGCTATTTCAAAACTAGATACGCCTATCAACATAAGTTTATCATTGACATAAACCAGGAATTATTTTGGACTGCACCACATATGAATGAATGATATGTTAAGCCCTCGTGATACTTCCTCCGTTTATAAATATATGATGTTTAGACCAAGCTAATTAGTTCATAAATTTGTCCTAGATGGCATAAATTTAAAACGAAGAGAGTACAAGAAAAGAATTTCCTACATGATGGTCTAAATAATGCAATGAAGAGAAATACTTACAACGAGTTCCCCAAAACCAGGGTATGCGGACTCAATTGGCACTATCTCCATCCGAAGTGCCCAACCACCATAGCCTTCAACAATCGGTGTGACCTGGGTCTATCATGGAATCAATTAGCAATATAACTTAGCACTGAGGTAGTGGAAACTTTGCAGTATGAATAAATGAGTGCTTTCCTTTACCTCACTAAAGCTAAGGACATCGAGAAGTCCTTTGTTATGGCGCTGCCGCACAAAATCATTTAATTCAACTAGTCTTGGAGATCCACTTCTTAATTCCCCGATCTATTGAAAATTAGTGTCAGAACATATAGAAAAGACAAAAAAAATTGTCATATGAAGAATTGAAGATCATACCGAAGGAGCTGGACGAAACACCAACCCCATACGCCATGGCATGTCTGCAAGTTTACTGCCAAAATGTGGACAGCTATAGAAAACCTGTGATAGAGAAATAGTTAGATCCTATTCAGTCATACACATGATCACAAAATTGAACAAACAAATACATACTAGCCCAACAGTATTATTGAGGAAATTGTCATAGTTATTCAGCTTTGCTTGATACAACAGCTGCTTAACCACCAGTCCTCCCATGCTGCAAGTATGAAAATGGGGAGAAAGCAAGCTATCAGTTATTTCAGTAACCAACAATTACAAAGTGGGAGAAGTTAACACAAACAAATTTAGCACCACGCCACTGCAATTGCATGGGAGAGTAGCGTCAGAGGTAAATAACCATCCTTACCTGTGCGTCACAAAAATAACAGGCCGACTACctatcccagcagccaccattttcCTCAGCAGCATAGAGCTCACCTCCTATAAAACAGATAGGATCTTGAGTAAGAGAACAGCAAAAATCAATTAATAATATGAAAATAGATACCAACATATACTACATCAGAAAAAATCTTGCAAATTAGAATCATGGAGGAAAAAATCACTGCAGTAGCACAACACAGCAATAATGGGTATACTGCTATAAAGTTCAAGAGCTTGGATTGTAACTTATAATGCTGACAAGCTGGGTCCAGGTCCACATATAAAGGGTATATAACACACAAGAACTCAAGATTCTTTAGTTGGCACCAAAGAGAATTTGGAGACAGAGGGGGCCATGCAGATAAGACGGAAAACTAAAGAATTCACAGAAATTGTAACCTGAAGGGGCAAGCTGGCTCCAGTCCACTGGGTCAAATTTGTCTGCATAAATTATTTGAAACTGATAAGGACACTGAAGAATTTAAAAGCAATGATGGTATCAGCAGAAATACTCAAATATAACAGAACAACTAAATATTGGAAGGGGACCAATACAGGTCTGTCAAAGTGAGAATAACAGCAGGGCAAGGGGAAATTATGCACATCAAAGAACAAACCTTGTATTTGACTGTAAAAAAACGTGCTTGAGGAAAATCCGCTGCGAGCCATTCTCTTGGCCAACATGTACCCTCTTTCCCAGCATCCTCGTCAATGCTTTCTACCAAACCAGCTTTGGTAGTTGATGATTTGTCATCGGCTATTCGCCATGAGTTGAATGGGCCACCACGCAGGCCATGGACAAACACAACATCCATCAAAGGGGCATCTTTGGATGAAGCCTCCGTACCATCTACAGAGCTCCCAGTTTCACTAGAGCCTTCAATACCTTCATCATCCTTACAATTATCTCTTGGAACTGTTGAAATCCTAAAACCACTATTGTCCAAATGAACCTCAAGAGGTAACTCTGGATTTAGCAAGAATAGTGCATCTCCAAACTGAGGACAGTTTCTTCTATACTCGCTTTCTGAATCAGGATATTCATCCGAGCCTCTTCTAGTATTTGGACTCTCAGAGCAGAGTATATTCAATAATGTTAACCTGCAATAACTTTTTAGCTTTATATCATTGCAGGGAATTCTCCCACTAGCACAATCCTCGAGCCACTTGCACCATACATCATCTGAAATAATTTCCTTCTTTGAATTGGGTAGAAGAGATAGAATAGTCAGCAGCCGTCCAGCATGCCTTCGGATATGAGCGGCAGGAGCAACCCGTACACTTGAGGGATCAGTGGTAGCATCAGTAGAGGAAACATTGGAAGCAGAAACATTCTTGTCCTGCACTTCTCGAATACGCGATGCATCATATGCTTCAATTGCAGCAAGTTTTTCATAATCATCACCCAGGAGGATATGCCTCAACAAGGAAAGAGTTCCTAAACCAGCTATTCTCTTTTGGCATGCACCATCCTCAGAACAAAGCTCAGCTAGAGCTTTTATTCCCTTGAGTGTAGCTGATGCTGAGTCAGCAGCATCAAATTTGGGTGGATTCTTTTTGTTCAAATTCTTTAGAGCTGTAGCAAATGGTTCAAGAGATAGAAAATCGGCAAGTGGTACTTTGTCATCAGACCCAGGTTCATAGCCTGATTGAGCACTTGCTAATTTAACAACAGCGCTACCTAACTGATTCAGGACCTGAGTTGCAGTGGAAGCATTATGGTAATCTACCGGATTCTGTCAATAACAGTAGTTGTATTAGGATGACCAGATGAAGAACAAGAGTGTGAATGAAAAAGACCAGCACAAAGTCATTAGGCATATCAGGTAACAAGCTAAATTCCACAATGCAAATCAAGGCTATGTATATATACTGTAACATGACAATGTTATATCAACAGAACAAGACGGCTGAATACATGTCTGGATAATAAATGAAGCTACAATCAAATGCCTTTAACTTTTTACGAAATCAACTATTTAATCAAAGGAAATCCTGATTTTCTGTCAAAGCATGAATGTTTTATGGAACTTGCCCATGAACAGAACAAACAGTCTATTCTAAATAGCTACACTGTCATGAAATATCAAGTACTTACATTTTTATAATGTATATTACCAAGCTACTATAGAAAAAACCATCATCAAAGGTCTTGCAAGCTGTAATAATGTTTAAAACAAGATCTACATTGAAACTCTCCATTTGGTGTGATTGTGTGTATACATGCTTAAGATCTTTACATTGGGCAAAACATTCATCCAAAAAAAAGTTTTGGATTCGTAAAAGAAATGAAATGAGTACCTTCACCCTCTCTGGTTCAGGCTGTGCGGTTCCTTTTGAATTTTGGGCCTTGTTGTCGCCAAGAATCTCAGAAAGGACAAGAGCTAACCATCCCTGAGAAATTGGCACAGAAGCTGGACCATAGTCTTCAAGTATGCATGAAAGGATTTTTACAGCTGTAAGTTGTGTTTTATCTGATACAGATTTATCAAAAATCCACCTAAGAAGAATGCCAGACCATCTTTGAGATTCCTCAAGTGATAAAGGAACTTCACCAGCATAAAGCAAACTCAGTGCGCTTGCTATTGATTCTTTCATACTGCTCTGGCCATTCTGATTTTCTATCTTTTTTGCAATACTACGAAGTGGATGAAGGCCCCTCTGCCTTATCACAAATTTTGAGTC from Panicum hallii strain FIL2 chromosome 9, PHallii_v3.1, whole genome shotgun sequence includes:
- the LOC112874066 gene encoding uncharacterized protein LOC112874066, which encodes MLRRVLLRRFHHHRHRVRLLSTTPAPPASPAPSTPSTSSALPIAATPPQQHHLAPRRGAGRRLAPLLAFSTLSLAAAGTVYLTTDNLEETLHRSRDSAGRVVERMQHTLTAAGVLWKSLLSVLSSANQEVRSGFELRVAALLADITAASAARRAAIVSAGGGAVVDWLLDSVLRGATQAEAARALAHLVADPWVAPAVLGRPHAVPCLLQFIFSYQPTRGKKKSSFDGSEHSRGRSMLVAALMDIITSNCDNADYSSFQPLLPADADTRDIAAVIEVIEQGGMHFDDHEDNSSNDGDRGLKGIGIKVLGGTTILGFSRGNNSLELDNSDVGMLEVSHNSRRLVVQQTAIESALAEKLSASAVPGLWDDLQREHVAVPFATWALANWAIASDLNRTRIQELDSDGHAVATALKASERTVKWHGALVARALLEDQNLALAPSVPDWCSSLLSTASQATENNDMPLGQLSLSTFLLSMTRCNDSKFVIRQRGLHPLRSIAKKIENQNGQSSMKESIASALSLLYAGEVPLSLEESQRWSGILLRWIFDKSVSDKTQLTAVKILSCILEDYGPASVPISQGWLALVLSEILGDNKAQNSKGTAQPEPERVKNPVDYHNASTATQVLNQLGSAVVKLASAQSGYEPGSDDKVPLADFLSLEPFATALKNLNKKNPPKFDAADSASATLKGIKALAELCSEDGACQKRIAGLGTLSLLRHILLGDDYEKLAAIEAYDASRIREVQDKNVSASNVSSTDATTDPSSVRVAPAAHIRRHAGRLLTILSLLPNSKKEIISDDVWCKWLEDCASGRIPCNDIKLKSYCRLTLLNILCSESPNTRRGSDEYPDSESEYRRNCPQFGDALFLLNPELPLEVHLDNSGFRISTVPRDNCKDDEGIEGSSETGSSVDGTEASSKDAPLMDVVFVHGLRGGPFNSWRIADDKSSTTKAGLVESIDEDAGKEGTCWPREWLAADFPQARFFTVKYKTNLTQWTGASLPLQEVSSMLLRKMVAAGIGSRPVIFVTHSMGGLVVKQLLYQAKLNNYDNFLNNTVGLVFYSCPHFGSKLADMPWRMGLVFRPAPSIGELRSGSPRLVELNDFVRQRHNKGLLDVLSFSETQVTPIVEGYGGWALRMEIVPIESAYPGFGELVVLPSTDHINSCKPVNKNDPSYAETLAFLEKNFKLRLKRAES